The following is a genomic window from Fundulus heteroclitus isolate FHET01 chromosome 16, MU-UCD_Fhet_4.1, whole genome shotgun sequence.
agtacaGATACCCCTTGcaaaattttactcaagtacaagtaaaaGTACTGCAGTCAGATgtctacttaagtaaaagtactgaagtacttgtttttaaaagtacttgAGTATCAAGagtacattttctaaatattgcatTACTACTGCCACAATGCTTACATTTATGTACAGAAATATCCTACACATCGAgttatgaaaaatgttaatgttaataccttggagaatgtaaaaggaattgaaagtaaaaccaagtcattttatctttttaccatgttgctttatttaacatttctcaCAAGGCAGTAGCACAATGGCAAcactctgacaaacctctgctAGAGTTTGAACGGATTTTTTTGCACCCACATTTGAACCTGACTGTGTTAAACACACCGCATACTAAAGAACATCAAACCAAATGCTCGGCTTAATTTTTGTAGGCAGTGATGAAGTTCTGTTTGggtaaacacagcaaacacttgAAGCGAAAACTATCATTCAATTGTTCCGAAAATTGAAATAGTCGGGCGAGGTGGGGCCACGGGTTGACACATTCCCGGGATGGAACTGCTGCGTCTTCATCCATTGTTCGTCTCTTGCCTAAAAAATCTGACCATGGAGTTGATTTCGGCAGAAAGCTGAATGTGATTGCTGATAGGTTGTCCCAATCAGTGGCGCCTTGCCGCCTGCACAATCCAATCACGTTTGAGAgggaaacaacaaattaaaggtttccgagatttttttatttttattttatttttttagaagattttttttttactcacagtTATGGATAGAAATGTTGCGGAGTAAAGAGTACAATATTTACCTCTCAGATGTACTTGAGTAAAGTCATGAGTCCTCCCCAAAAATTATACTCGAGTAAAGTACAGATCCCTCAAAATTGTACTTAGGTactgtactcaagtaaatgtactcCGTTACTGTCCGGCTCTGCAAAAGACAAACCGAGGGAGGAACGTACCGACGGGCCACCTGATTTGCTGCTCCCGGAGCGCGCCGATGCGCTcgcagaaagagaagaagatcCTGTGGATGTTCCCTTTCTCCAGCCGGAAGCGGCGGGACACGGAGCGGTAGCTGACCCGTTCGGAGAGCAGGGACAGAGACAGCAGCACGGTGTGGGACAAAGACAAGCGAGCCCGTCCAGCCAATCGAGCCATGGACTTGGAGCTTTGGAGCAGCTCTGAGATGTACTGGGGACACAGTAAATGTCACTGTTAGTCGTTTAGTGGACTCCATGATGCACCGCAGGAACTGTACCCACaacattagggctgggcgatacggattaaaaaataaatctccgattttatcataccaaatagatttttttcctcctttttgtttcataaaaagaaattaaagaaattattttaaaaccttgcttttatgtcaagcatttcatcagggagttgacctgaattcaaagtgcaactaaaaacaagcagtgaaacatgcttgtaaaacaagatggcagccgtgccattataaacaatgaaaatataactaaacatttgctgctagtggtattacacattgagctaagaacaggcttcactgcacttgtgaacttcaaactaagttaaaaaaaaaaaagtaaataagtaaatgaagtacctcgtattatggtaaaaaaaagtttccacttaacaatattttgacaatatatttgtctaaacacactgcaaaaacggatctaaaaataagtaaaatgttcttaaaattagtgtatttgcccttgatttgagcaggtaaataagattatctgccaatggaatgagtattttgacccctaaaataagataattagacatactgcacttgaaataagatgattgagatgaattgttcctattttaagtgcaaaattcttattccattggcaaatcatcttatttacctgctcaaatcaagggcaaatacacagattttaaaaacattttacttatttctcgttccgtttttgcagtgcatatatTCAggatcacatgctgttctcttcatgaaaacccaatgagtgtattggcaaaataaaatccagattttccaaaaattaaatcttaaagaattgtaaattcgaattaatcgattaaatcgatttatcgcccagctctacACAACATattagataaaatgtatatctCACTCATACTGTGGAACGGGGCGTCACATCCAGGATCAAAATTACACTTACAGATTCAAATATATGCAAAAAGACTAAGGAAGGGCGAGATGGGCTTACAGTTTTAAACACCCAGAAGCTCAGAGAACTCCAGGGTGTTTCTGTGATACGATGCCACCTGCGCAGCATGTCCAGTCGTGAAATTTCCTCGCTCCTAAATATTCAGCAGTCAACTGTCAGCTGTATTATAACAAAGAGGAAGCAACTGGGCAAGACAACAACTCagacatgcactgcaaaaacggatctaaaaatgagtaaaatgttcctaaaatgtgtgtttttgtccttgatttaagcaggtaaataatattatctgccaatggaatgagtattttgacccctaaaataagataattaggcatcttgcacttgaaataagatgatggagatgaattgttcctattttaagtgcaaaaatcttattccattggcagatcatcttatttacctgctcaaatcaaggacagatacactcattttaagaaaatgttttagttctgtttttgcagtgtgaagagGAAGGCCATGTAAACTGACTATGTGAATGCTGAGGCACGTAGTGCGCAGAGGTCAGCCACTTTCTGCAGAGTAAATCgctacagacctccaaactCCATGTGGCCTTTAGATTAACTCAAGAATAGAGCGTAGAGAGATTAAATAGTCTGTGGGCcagattctggcccacagaCTATTTGGAGGATGTAACGAACGTAATATTAACCAttggcattttattttatctcataTTCTGTCTAttatattaacctacatggttaAAATGCATGAGAAagcaaaacttttattctatataactttttgttgaccctttttttctatcatcgacatttatcgttattgaattatcgtccagccctacattTAAAACTCAAAAATTTTAGAGCAACCAGTGAGTGCTTACTGTACCGTTTCTCATCTAAAATATGACCCAGAAACATTGCAGGAGTAACACGTGGTCATCATCACCTGGACAGCTTCCCTGTCCGctgcctcctcctgctgctccccggTGGGACCAGTTGGCGCAGCCGCAGTGGGTCGAGCCGCGGTGGGCGGGGCTTGGcttctcctgcagcagctgtaCGTAAACAGCCGGAGGAGCCTGCGGCTCGAGCTCCGCTAGCAGCTCGGACTCCAGGGCCTCCTCCACCGCCTGGTCCAGCCGGAGGTCCAGCTCTGCGGCGGACAGAGGCTGCCATTCCCGCTCCATCATGTCCAGAACGGCTCTGCCCGCAGATACTACATACTGTCTGACGTCCATCGGAGCCGCTGGTCGGAGAAGCGCGGTCCGGTTTTAACCGAACACCGCCGAAGCGTCGGGAGCCGGAAATATGCTAACTACTAAGCTAACCGTTGTTGCCTTCACGGACTGTCGGAAATTTCTTAACTTCCGCCGAGCCCTTTAgtgaaacagaaatcaaaataaTCAAAGTGGTTTATTTAACTTATCGTGCAACTGCTATTTAAGTACTTCATAAACTAGCtcataccccccccccacctaaaaaaggaaaataaagtaacattAATACTTGTTATAACGGCATCTGTTACCATACCAGTTTCTATTTAAAGAGTAGGCtacttctacaaagtgctgtacacagaATAAATGAAACAGCAGTCACATAATGCAATAATAAAATCGAAagaacttcaaaataaaaataaaataatcatacAATCACtcaaaattaagtaaaatggaAATAGAtaatatattaagaaaaaaaatgaagtctgCATCTCAGATGCTGTCAAATGCCAGGGACAAGAGGTGGGTTTTAAGATGGGCAAGGTCATCAAgagctttaaaagcaaataaaatagttttaataacGGATCCTAAAATGTTCAGACAGGGAGACTAGGATAGGGGAGATGTGGTCAAACTTTCGTGTGCCATTTAAAAGACATGCAGCAGCAATGTGTACCCTGTGAAGCTGAGAGATGCATGAACCCCTGCTTACTTAATAAAGCTTGTTAGCAGTGATCCAGCCAAGTGATAACAAAGGCGTGTTTAACAGTGCCTCAATGAGATAACTGGCTTTACTTTATTTAgcctgctgtaaaaaaaaaatggatttaacaACTGCTCTGATGTAATTTTCTAACTTTAGTCCAGTATCCACTTGGATTTGACCCCAAGGTTTGTAACAGCTGGCCTGATGTACTGGTCCAAGGAGCCAACATCTACAAAGGCCATTGCCTGTCTTTTTCTCATTGAACGTTAAAAAGCTCACAACCATTCAGGCCTTTGTCACCCAGACATGAAAACGGAGGGCTCAGAGAGTTGGAGCCATTTATCTTTAGCAGGTCATAAACCTGAGTATGGTCCACACAACAATGAAAGAAAAGCCCATAATTACCAACAATAAGAGTTCTCCACCTCTTGGTACCCCAGTTTGCTCAAACAGTCCAGAAGCATGCTTGTTAGGCTAATGTTCATAACCataaccaaaattattttattcatttcaatTGTACCAAGGtcgtttgtttttgtgttgctctgagatgtatggatggaggagtttgcacactgcaaaaagagaactgaaaataagtcaaattttcttaaagtgaatgtatttgtccttgatttgagcaggtaaataagattatctgccaatggaatgaacatttttacccctaaaataagataactagatattctgcacttgaaataagacgatggagatgaactgttcctattttaagtgcaaaaatctttttccattggcaaagtcttatttacccgctcaaatcaaggaaaaatactttaatttcaagaagaattttcttatttttagttctatttttccAGTGCATGTTCTCCCCTTACATGCATGGGCTCTcgctgggtactccagcttgtTCCCACTGTTCAAAACCataaccaaaattattttattaattttgattGTACCAAAAGGCTACAATGAATTACATGGCTGACATCTGAATGGTCTTAATGTGACTGATGTAAATGTTTGATCAACTCTGTGAGTTTGGGATGGCTGCTCCTACGACTGATTACCCAGTCTAAACACGTTTTACTTCAGTGTATCCAGATTTCAAAGCAAATCCAAATATCACAGAGCACAGAGGtgaaaaacaattgttttaatgTCACGTCAGTTACAAGTGCAACTCTGCTTATGTCCACCCGGTTAACAGCCATGAATTTGCAAACATGCTtacacaaaaagttaaaacgcTTTAATTTCACTCCTCATGGGTCAGGTTACTCTTTCCTTGTCggaaaaagaaatattttatcatttcCATTTCCTTTGACCAAGAGTTACGCGTTAATGTGAAGTTAGGATGTGCAAACAAATTGGCTCGGATTTTTAGGGGCAACTAAGAGAAGCTGCAGCAATACGTAAACCTTAAGTGAAgtggtttaaaatgtttaaagtcatCTCCAAAACGTCATCAACCACAGCCCGATGTGAGACACAAATGTTCCCCCATCAAGATGCCAGTTCACGTTCAGTATCTGCTGAGGAAAATATTAACTACAGCCGGTAAGAGTAATAAAAACCAGTggatctgtttttattttagagtaTTGTTCAGATGTTTCTGAAATACAAGCGGTAACTTAGAAACTCATACACTCCCATTTAGGGTTGCAACACATACCCAggcaaaagacaaaaacaaaacagagtcctacttattgtttaataaagaaacacacaaacacaaaaagccACGCTTTTTCCAACTAAAACTCTTACAACCTGCCAAACAAAGACCACGAGCAAGGCAGCAATAGCCTTGCTCCAAATAAAGACTAGAATTCATTAAATTAGAGGTACGCTTCCTGGCTTCAGCCGTCACTAATGCCGTGGATGGCTGACAGTGTCGTGACAGGTCCATCAGGTTTCTCTGCAGGGTATCTGGTGAAACATACATATTTTTCTAACATGCCCTCCTTTATTTTCAAGACAAATACACCACTTTATAGTCCTCTCAAATTTAAGGGAGATCTCCAATTGTTTATGCCTCGCTTGACAATCGTCAGCGTAGGAAAATGTCATTCACGGAGGCGTCGCTTCCCAAAATTCAACCCCCACCCTCTCCTCCTACGCCCCTCCCTCCGAACCCCTCTGTGTGGACTTCCTGGTCACGGGCTCCGTCCTTCACTGTACTGCCTGCTCGTTGGCTGTGCTTCCAGAATCCTGAGGCTTCATGACGTCAGGAAGTTCCGGGGGAGTGGAGAAGGACTCGACCCTCAGCGGCTCGAATGAATCATCTGAGCGAGGAacggagacaaaaaaaaagggagcagAGGGCGTTAAGAAAAATCACGAGGATTAATGTAACACCGGACGAACCCATAGAGTCTGGGCTCAGAGCGAGAACAACTCACCGCTGAGACGAAAAGCTAAACCCACGGTGGCTGGAGCCTGAGGTCGGGCTGTTTGATTTGTGAAGCCACAATTTCCGAGAGTCTGACTGTCGTTAAGCAGCACATCATCCTGGAAGGACACGAGAGCAGAGAGAACCTGTGAATCTTCACCACTAGGAACCAACCCACAGCTATAAGAACTGTCAAAAAATGCCAGAAGGGCAAATGTCCAAGTAAGGAAAGTGGGTGGAGATTTATAAAACGATCAGGCCAACATCTGCTTTGCTGAATGACAGCGTTACACTGCACaaacggatctaaaaaataagtaaaatgttcttaaaattaatgtttttgtcctaaattcgagcaggtaaataagatgatctgccaatggaaggagtattttgacccctaaaatgagataattagatctaccgcactttaaataagatgatgaagatgaattgttctcattttaaagtgcataaatcttagtGATTTCTAGTGACTTTtgtcaagctgtatgcaaatgaaatttcgttctgtacacactttgtacatacaaaatgacaataaagatatctatcttattgtattggcagatcatcttatttacctgctcaaatcatggaaaaatacacacattttaagaacattttacttatttttagttccgtttttgcactGTATTGACAGTTTATTAGGAAATTCCAACATAAATCAACGGCAGTGGTCCATCCTACAGACGCTTTCAAAGGGAAACTTGACAGCGGTGAAATGCAGCTGGTTGTGTTTCTTGAGGCTGAATATTTAGAGCTCAAACATCCCACATTGTTCcttgtttatatatttaaagaATCTGCATGCTTTCTGCTTccacttttagttttctttcagggtttttttttaaacccagacTCATCTGCAGACATCTGCTTTTCTAACTGACGTCAATATTTCTGTAATTTCTACAGCAGATTTTGCAACATGGcagcacatatttatttatgatttactAACTCAAGGCCTAACTCTTTAGATTTAGGCCAATAAATCTAGTCAGTTTCAGGGTGAAGTCGTTCCAAGACACTCAAAGATTGagatttaaatgaaattattctcattcaatcaagaagtttgtttctgatatgAAAAGAGAGCGACATCTCTGACATGGCACTAAAAACGAGCATCAATTagacaaaaacaacatacaGACTTTCATTTAGATCTATTTGAAAAATTAGCAGGTTGAAATTTATGTATTATCAAACCCGTTTGATAATGGCTGACCAGGTTTTGGCATATGTCCACCAGTATCCTGACATTTTATCTTTGGAGATAAGCTCCAAGTCATTGAGGTTAAAAAGGGCTCtttaccatcaccctaatcttgaGCCCGTCACAGATTCTCGATCAGATTTAGGTCCAGACTCTGCCTGAGCCGCTCCAAAGTGTGAATATTACTTCAAGTTGgaagaaacatgttggcaaAACTAAAAAGGTTACTTTAAACCCTATTTTGCCAGGAGGATGAACAAGTTTGGTCAAGTCACAGCAGATATGAATAGATTTGATCTCAAACTGAGTATGTCCAAAGTTTGGAAAACAGTTTTATATTATCTTACATCAACAGATGTAAGAAAGATGTCCCAGGAAGAATATTTCTCACCTTGTAAAGCCTTTGATCTTCAGGTGGCCTCTTTAAAATGCCTTCAACGATGCGCTTTAGTTCATAGACTGTGGTGGACTCTTTGGCATCTGTGAAGATGGTTGTCTTGTGGCGTCGgatcattaaaaacacatcctAAAATGAAGCAAGGCAGACGTGAGACAATGGAGACGTTTATGTAAAACAGCACGTCTGTTTATCCTGATTAGGAAATCATTCTAAATAAAGGACAAGCGTTTCCTTTGTAAAAGTTTCAAATTTCACAATTGGTAAAATGGGTAAGACGTAAATCCATTTAGTATCGTAAAAGTTATGCacttcaaaaacaaacatgggaaATATACGTCTACATTTTTTCCTGCTACACAAAGCTGCACATCTAACAGGAAGaataaagacaaatgttttctaCAAAGCACAAGTTAGCATCTAATTTATAGCTTCAGGGACAAACTTAAAGTTAACGGGTTATTTCACAGCTTTTACTTGACTGCTTCTGGTTCAAAATCTAACAAACttggaatggaaaaaaaaacctggacaTGATTGTTTTAGAATGAACCAATTCGGTTTATCATCTGGGAAACTCAAAGTGTGAAAAAGGAGAGAATTGTTTTCAGGCATTTAAAGCCCGGTGACGATCAAACAAGGGAAATAACCTGAACCAGATGACTCCACGCTGattacagattctttaaaagTTGATCATTAATCTGCAAActgtgtttttatcatttatttggaAACCACATAGACAGACAAGTCACATCGTGACCTAATTGTTCTACGCTGATTGTTGATCCAGTAGTATACAGTCTGTAAAAGGGTTATGCCTTGAAAACGCTCCTTTTTGTTCTTCCctaaagagagaaaacaaattcaCACATTCCAACATAGAATAAGTTGTTTACACCCTGCTGGTAATTGCATCCCCCCCTCCTTACTTTATGTAgtcctgcttttttttatgcacataTATGCATGCACATTTTGTGCACCTTCAGGTCACCCTGCTCTGTCgcacatttaatttaatctgaaaatgtcatttttaagataagaattcctttattgtcggGGAGGGGGTGACAGCGGCAAagacacaattattagcaatgcgaagaaaaaaaaaagaagaaactagTCTAATCTAAGATTAGCTTCAAAGAAATGCCAAGAATGgaagataaaaagtaaatataacTGTACAATATTTTTGTCATGCTGTAAATGTTTCCCTTACTTGCCATTGATATACCTGAATTTCACCCGTTATACAATAAAGGTTTATTCTATTCTCTTTCACTGCAAGTTGAGGCTAAAATGTTACTGTTTTTAATCTGCACCCCATCTAACATGGTTTAAATGCCAcagttttagaatatttttctgtttcacaaAACTCAAGTGGTTTTATATTaatcctgttttattattatgtcTTGTGagaacattgtgtttttttagtaTGGGTTCCATTAAAAGTGAGGCTTCACAGACCACAAATTGGGGTATAAGTTAACTTGTCTTCATGTAGAATAATCCAAGTCAGGACTGAATCTTTTCAAGCTTTGTGGTTGTTCAGCGGGACCTGATTCAATGTATTCTTACAAATgtgaaaggattaaaaaaaacaacacgaaaaaaaaaggtacattttgGTTTAACTGTTGAATGTTAAATGATTCAGTTCAGGTTTGACCAATTTAAGTGAGTTAAAAGTGGAAATGAGCTGATCAGCTGACCAAAGCGGTGAAATACCCCTTTAATCAAAGAGCATCGGCGTTTCTGTTGGTTTTAGCAGGATCAATGCGACAGTGTTAGCCTATGCTAGCGGTTTATCCAAAATGTTAGTCTAATTTCAAATCCACACAACCCTAAACTGCCACGCAATAAACACACATATCGTTTAAACCTGTTCTAGCGTGTAATAACATATTGGAAGAAGACATCTGAGCAACACTTCAACATAAATAGCCGTTGACGCTAGCCGAGATACTTAGCTTCCTCGTCTTAATTTAGCAACCGGGTTAAAGATACGGTTTTCTCGTTAAACTACAAAAAGTctgtacagaaaagttaaactaTCTGGTCGGAACAAATCGTCCTCGAGTTTACTTTAATTTGGAGAACTAAAAACAGCTGGTGTGTTGACGTTATTTAGCGGAAGCTAGCCCTCTCGGTTAGCAAGCGGGTTAGCCACACAAAGAAGTCCGCTTTTACGTGGGAGCTTCGACGCTAACCGTGATTC
Proteins encoded in this region:
- the elob gene encoding elongin-B, translating into MDVFLMIRRHKTTIFTDAKESTTVYELKRIVEGILKRPPEDQRLYKDDVLLNDSQTLGNCGFTNQTARPQAPATVGLAFRLSDDSFEPLRVESFSTPPELPDVMKPQDSGSTANEQAVQ